A single region of the Rhizobium sp. NLR16a genome encodes:
- the murA gene encoding UDP-N-acetylglucosamine 1-carboxyvinyltransferase codes for MDRIRIVGGNELNGIIPISGAKNAALPLMIASLLTSDTLTLENVPHLADVELLMRILGNHGVDVAVNGRRERQEDSYARTIHFTCRTIVDTTASYELVSKMRASFWVIGPLLAREGHCRVSLPGGCAIGTRPVDLFIDGLTALGATMEIDAGYINARAPDGGLIGARYTFPKVSVGATHVLMMAATLARGTTVIGNAAREPEVADLANCLNAMGAKISGAGTSTITIEGVTSLSGARHRVLPDRIETGTYAMAVAMAGGDVVLENTDVSLLETALETLRRAGADISATNNGMRVRRNGAGIKPVDIVTDPFPGFPTDLQAQFMALMTRSSGISHVTETIFENRFMHVQELARLGARISLSGQTAKIEGVQRLRGAPVMATDLRASVSLVIAGLAAEGETTVSRVYHLDRGFERLEAKLTRCGAVVERISE; via the coding sequence ATGGATCGTATCAGAATTGTCGGCGGTAATGAGCTGAATGGCATCATTCCGATTTCCGGCGCCAAGAATGCCGCACTGCCGCTCATGATCGCCTCGCTTCTGACCAGTGACACGCTGACGCTGGAAAACGTGCCGCATCTGGCAGACGTCGAGCTTCTGATGCGCATTCTCGGCAATCACGGCGTCGACGTCGCCGTCAACGGCCGCCGCGAGCGCCAGGAGGATTCCTACGCCCGCACGATCCACTTCACCTGCCGCACCATCGTCGATACCACCGCTTCTTACGAACTGGTCTCCAAGATGCGCGCCTCCTTCTGGGTCATCGGGCCACTCTTGGCGCGTGAGGGCCATTGCCGCGTGTCGTTGCCGGGCGGCTGCGCCATCGGCACGCGCCCCGTCGATCTTTTCATCGACGGCCTGACGGCGCTTGGCGCGACGATGGAGATCGATGCCGGTTATATCAACGCCAGGGCGCCGGATGGCGGCCTGATCGGCGCGCGTTACACCTTCCCGAAAGTCTCCGTCGGCGCCACCCATGTGTTGATGATGGCCGCGACCCTTGCCCGCGGCACGACTGTCATCGGCAACGCCGCCCGCGAACCTGAAGTCGCCGACCTCGCCAACTGCCTGAACGCCATGGGCGCCAAGATATCAGGCGCCGGCACCTCGACCATTACCATCGAAGGCGTCACCTCGCTCTCGGGCGCCCGTCATCGCGTCCTGCCGGACCGCATCGAGACCGGCACCTACGCCATGGCCGTCGCCATGGCCGGCGGTGACGTCGTGCTCGAAAATACCGATGTGTCGCTGCTCGAAACCGCACTGGAAACCCTGCGCCGGGCCGGCGCTGATATCTCGGCGACCAATAACGGCATGCGCGTCAGGCGCAACGGCGCCGGCATCAAGCCGGTCGATATCGTCACCGATCCTTTCCCGGGCTTCCCCACCGATCTGCAGGCACAGTTCATGGCGCTGATGACCCGCTCCTCCGGCATCTCGCATGTCACCGAGACCATCTTCGAAAACCGCTTCATGCACGTGCAGGAGCTTGCCCGACTCGGCGCCAGGATTTCGCTCTCCGGCCAGACCGCGAAGATCGAAGGTGTCCAGCGCCTGCGCGGCGCGCCCGTCATGGCGACCGATTTGCGCGCCTCCGTCTCGCTCGTCATCGCCGGCCTCGCCGCCGAGGGTGAAACCACGGTCTCCCGTGTCTACCACCTCGACCGCGGCTTCGAGCGGCTCGAAGCGAAGCTGACCCGCTGCGGCGCCGTCGTCGAGCGCATCAGCGAGTAA
- a CDS encoding DUF982 domain-containing protein, whose translation MATERWNSPVTVGFEGADARTVNGPFDALKCLADLWPSSRGLRYIKARSTCRAALDGRKSMEEARAEFLAAAEEAKLKLH comes from the coding sequence ATGGCAACTGAACGATGGAACAGCCCGGTCACGGTCGGTTTCGAGGGAGCCGATGCGCGAACGGTCAACGGGCCGTTCGATGCCTTGAAATGCCTGGCAGATCTCTGGCCGAGTTCGCGCGGGCTTCGTTACATCAAGGCCCGCAGCACCTGCCGGGCTGCGTTGGACGGTCGCAAAAGCATGGAGGAGGCTAGAGCCGAGTTCCTGGCGGCGGCCGAAGAGGCGAAGCTGAAGCTGCATTGA
- a CDS encoding ATP-dependent helicase, giving the protein MYLEKLNPQQRMAVEHGTLTDGSHIAGPLLVIAGAGSGKTNTLAHRVAHLIVKGADPRRILLMTFSRRAAAEMARRVERICRDVLGSNAGIMADALNWSGTFHGIGARLLRDYAQQIGLDADFTIHDREDSADLMNLIRHDLGFSKTESRFPAKGTCLAIYSRAVNSETALDQVLRDAFPWCAAWEQQLRELFACYVEAKQAQNVLDYDDLLLYWAQMVGENVIAEDIGSRFDHVLVDEYQDTNRLQASILLALKPEGQGLTVVGDDAQSIYSFRAATVRNILDFPAAFSPAANIVTLDRNYRSTQPILAAANAVIDLASERFTKNLWTERQSAERPRLVSVRDEAEQARYIAEKVLDNREEGLRLKQQAVLFRAAHHSGPLEVELTRRNIPFVKFGGLKFLDSAHVKDMLAALRFAQNPRDRVAGFRLMQILPGVGPSTAQKALDLMAEDASPLSALAAMPAPPRSGEDWTAFVSILQELKSGKAGWPAEIGLARQWYAPHLERLHEDAATRQADLLQLEQIAGGYASRERFLTELTLDPPDATSDQAGVPLLDEDYLVLSTIHSAKGQEWTRVFMLNVVDGCIPSDLAVGASAEIEEERRLLYVAMTRARDGLDLVVPQRFFTYGQNAQGDRHVYAARSRFIPATLLQFFEACSWPQVKSEAAAQAQARQVRIDVGARMRGMWR; this is encoded by the coding sequence ATGTATCTCGAAAAGCTCAATCCGCAGCAGCGCATGGCCGTCGAGCACGGCACGCTCACTGACGGCAGCCATATTGCCGGGCCGCTGCTGGTCATTGCCGGCGCCGGCTCCGGCAAGACGAATACGCTGGCGCATCGCGTCGCCCATCTGATCGTCAAGGGCGCCGATCCGCGCCGCATCCTGCTGATGACCTTCTCGCGTCGGGCAGCCGCCGAGATGGCGCGGCGCGTCGAGCGCATCTGCCGTGATGTGCTGGGTTCGAATGCCGGCATCATGGCCGATGCGCTCAACTGGTCCGGCACATTCCACGGCATCGGCGCGCGGCTGCTGCGCGATTACGCCCAGCAGATCGGCCTCGATGCCGATTTCACCATTCACGACCGCGAAGACAGCGCCGATCTGATGAACCTCATCCGGCACGATCTCGGCTTCTCCAAAACGGAAAGCCGCTTTCCGGCCAAGGGGACCTGCCTCGCCATCTATTCCCGGGCAGTGAATTCGGAGACGGCGCTCGATCAGGTGCTGCGCGACGCCTTTCCCTGGTGCGCAGCGTGGGAGCAACAACTGCGCGAACTCTTTGCCTGTTATGTCGAGGCGAAGCAGGCTCAGAACGTGCTCGATTACGACGATCTCCTGCTCTACTGGGCGCAGATGGTCGGCGAGAACGTGATTGCCGAGGATATCGGCAGCCGCTTCGACCATGTGCTCGTCGACGAATATCAGGACACCAACAGGCTGCAGGCCTCGATCCTTCTGGCGCTGAAGCCTGAGGGCCAGGGGCTGACCGTCGTCGGCGATGACGCGCAGTCGATCTATTCCTTCCGTGCGGCGACGGTTCGCAATATCCTCGATTTTCCCGCCGCCTTCAGCCCGGCCGCCAATATCGTCACGCTCGATCGCAATTACCGCTCGACGCAGCCGATCCTGGCCGCGGCCAATGCCGTCATCGATCTCGCCTCGGAGCGCTTCACCAAGAATCTCTGGACCGAGCGGCAATCGGCGGAACGGCCGCGCCTCGTTTCGGTGCGCGACGAGGCCGAGCAGGCGCGTTATATCGCCGAAAAGGTGCTCGACAATCGCGAAGAAGGCTTGAGGCTCAAGCAGCAGGCCGTGCTCTTCCGCGCCGCCCATCACAGCGGGCCGCTGGAGGTTGAGCTGACCCGGCGCAATATTCCCTTCGTCAAGTTCGGGGGCTTGAAGTTTCTCGACAGCGCGCATGTGAAGGACATGCTGGCCGCCCTTCGCTTTGCGCAAAATCCGCGCGACCGGGTGGCGGGCTTCCGGCTGATGCAGATCCTGCCAGGCGTCGGACCGTCGACGGCGCAGAAGGCGCTCGATCTGATGGCCGAGGATGCAAGCCCGCTGTCGGCGCTGGCCGCCATGCCGGCGCCGCCGCGCTCCGGCGAGGACTGGACCGCCTTCGTTTCGATTCTGCAGGAGCTGAAATCCGGCAAGGCCGGCTGGCCGGCTGAAATCGGGCTGGCGCGGCAATGGTACGCGCCGCATCTGGAACGGCTGCATGAGGACGCGGCGACGCGGCAGGCCGATCTCCTGCAGCTCGAGCAGATTGCCGGCGGCTATGCCTCGCGCGAGCGCTTCCTCACCGAGCTCACCCTCGATCCGCCGGATGCGACCAGCGACCAGGCCGGCGTGCCGCTGCTCGACGAGGATTATCTCGTCCTCTCGACCATCCATTCGGCCAAGGGCCAGGAGTGGACGAGGGTGTTCATGCTGAACGTCGTCGACGGCTGTATTCCGAGCGATCTTGCCGTCGGCGCCAGCGCCGAAATCGAGGAGGAACGCCGGCTGCTCTATGTGGCGATGACGCGCGCCCGGGACGGTCTCGACCTTGTCGTGCCGCAACGCTTCTTCACCTATGGGCAGAACGCCCAAGGCGATCGGCACGTCTATGCCGCGCGCAGCCGTTTCATTCCCGCGACGCTGCTGCAGTTCTTCGAGGCCTGCAGCTGGCCGCAGGTGAAATCGGAAGCCGCCGCCCAGGCGCAAGCGCGGCAGGTGCGCATCGACGTCGGCGCCCGCATGCGCGGCATGTGGCGATAG
- a CDS encoding MBL fold metallo-hydrolase: protein MSQAEARPRTAGQQETNINLNSTSQPGRPRPDELVPSRYAVRIGEIEVLIISDGVLPLPTAMLGHNVDAADRAAWLGDMFLPPDAFDWALNVVLVRSGGQTILIDAGLGLDPDLNLPRAGQLIRRLEAAGIDLAAVTDVVLTHLHMDHIGGLLVDGVKDRLRPDLRIHVAAAEAKFWKAPDFSQVSMPPGFPDALRATAKRFLGEYASHLRLFDEQSEVAPGVVAQRTGGHTPGHSVVRLASGSDQLTFAGDAIFAVGFEHPDWYNGFEHYPEEAARVRRDLLRELAATGEQLVATHLPFPSVGRVAVDGEAFRWVPVFWDY, encoded by the coding sequence ATGTCACAAGCAGAAGCAAGACCCCGTACGGCTGGCCAGCAGGAGACAAACATCAACCTCAACAGTACCTCGCAGCCCGGCAGACCGCGGCCGGATGAGCTGGTTCCGTCGCGCTACGCGGTGCGGATCGGCGAGATTGAAGTTCTGATCATCAGCGATGGTGTGCTGCCGCTCCCAACCGCGATGCTGGGGCACAATGTCGATGCGGCTGACAGGGCAGCGTGGCTGGGGGATATGTTCCTGCCGCCGGACGCTTTCGACTGGGCGCTGAACGTGGTCCTGGTCCGCAGCGGCGGGCAGACCATCCTCATCGACGCCGGGCTGGGGCTGGACCCGGACTTGAACTTGCCGCGGGCCGGGCAGCTGATCAGGAGGCTGGAGGCTGCTGGTATCGATCTTGCGGCGGTGACCGACGTGGTGCTGACCCACCTGCACATGGATCACATCGGCGGGCTGCTGGTTGATGGGGTGAAGGACCGACTGCGTCCGGACCTCAGGATTCACGTGGCGGCTGCCGAGGCGAAGTTCTGGAAAGCGCCCGATTTCAGCCAGGTGTCCATGCCGCCAGGCTTCCCTGACGCGCTTCGGGCGACCGCAAAGCGGTTCCTCGGCGAGTACGCCAGCCATCTTAGGCTATTCGACGAGCAATCCGAGGTGGCGCCGGGTGTGGTCGCCCAACGCACCGGCGGCCACACTCCCGGACACAGCGTTGTTCGCCTGGCATCGGGCAGCGACCAGTTGACATTCGCCGGCGACGCCATCTTTGCGGTCGGGTTTGAGCACCCCGACTGGTACAATGGTTTCGAACACTATCCCGAAGAAGCGGCTCGTGTGCGCCGCGATCTTTTGCGGGAGCTGGCGGCGACCGGTGAACAGCTGGTGGCCACCCACCTGCCGTTCCCGTCCGTCGGCCGGGTGGCGGTAGACGGCGAAGCTTTCCGCTGGGTGCCGGTCTTCTGGGACTATTGA
- a CDS encoding enoyl-CoA hydratase/isomerase family protein, producing MQHGEVIIERRGTAGIIRLNRPRALNSLTLPMIRALAEALHGFASGSDVASVVITGEGERGFCAGGDIRALHESARAGDGLAGTFWREEFRLNHMIASYPKPYVALMDGITMGGGVGLSSHGRHRIVTERTRLAMPETGIGYVPDVGATWLLPKAPGEAGTWLGLTGLDIGAADAIYAGLADLQIASARLDAVIDGLCDLPRTSASTEVDALLQGFSEPLAESRLRQNVDVIDRAFSFDGVEEILAALAKEEGDFAAETRRVLLSRSPTSLKLALLLLRAGRRSASLAECLRRELGACLQMLDNPDFFEGIRAAVIDKDRNPKWSPASVEAVTPETVERFLKPAEPPLSL from the coding sequence ATGCAGCACGGCGAAGTGATCATCGAACGGCGGGGCACTGCCGGCATCATCCGGCTCAACCGGCCGCGGGCGCTGAACAGTCTGACGCTGCCGATGATCCGCGCGCTCGCGGAGGCCCTTCATGGCTTTGCCTCCGGATCCGATGTGGCAAGCGTTGTGATCACGGGCGAAGGCGAACGCGGCTTCTGTGCCGGCGGTGATATCCGTGCGCTGCATGAAAGCGCCCGCGCCGGCGATGGTCTCGCCGGAACCTTCTGGCGCGAGGAATTCCGCCTCAACCATATGATCGCCTCCTATCCCAAACCCTATGTCGCGCTGATGGACGGCATCACCATGGGCGGCGGCGTCGGCCTGTCCTCGCACGGCCGCCACCGCATCGTCACCGAGCGCACGCGGCTTGCCATGCCGGAGACCGGCATCGGCTATGTCCCCGATGTCGGCGCCACATGGCTGCTGCCGAAGGCGCCCGGCGAGGCCGGAACATGGCTCGGCCTGACCGGGCTCGATATTGGTGCTGCGGACGCGATCTATGCTGGTCTCGCCGATCTTCAGATCGCTTCGGCGCGGCTCGACGCGGTGATCGATGGCCTTTGCGACCTGCCGCGCACCAGCGCGTCGACGGAAGTCGATGCCCTGCTGCAGGGATTTTCCGAACCGCTGGCGGAAAGCCGGTTGCGGCAGAATGTCGATGTGATCGACCGCGCATTTTCCTTCGACGGCGTCGAGGAAATCCTCGCGGCTCTCGCCAAAGAAGAGGGCGACTTTGCAGCCGAGACGCGCCGGGTATTGCTCAGCCGGTCGCCGACCAGCCTGAAACTCGCTCTGCTGCTGCTGAGGGCGGGCCGGCGCAGTGCCTCGCTCGCCGAATGTCTTCGCCGCGAACTCGGCGCCTGCCTGCAGATGCTTGATAATCCCGATTTCTTCGAAGGCATCCGCGCCGCTGTCATCGACAAGGACCGCAATCCGAAATGGTCGCCGGCATCAGTCGAGGCGGTGACGCCGGAAACGGTCGAGCGCTTCCTGAAACCGGCTGAGCCGCCGCTTTCGCTTTGA
- a CDS encoding EAL domain-containing protein: MKNFLASLQLQRDNPTLLMAQFQALSSQIPILYIMLIINALAVAITHLKSAPLWLSLYIPVALSVVCMFRLCWWEIRGKESITAERAYRLMKVTISGAGILTVAFGSWSVALYQYGDASQQGQIAYFLVVTGISCIFCLMHLPMAAAMTTVITFSAMITTFMFSGNPVFVATAVSGLFLILPFLRVINSYFQNFVGLVQLTEELKKNQAEAEELNLVNSRNALHDQLTGLANRRSFFLSLEERLQKNPFSTPVLGIIDLDGFKPVNDVFGHAAGDLVLKETARRFTALVGEEGIVSRLGGDEFGIIFPSSMTRQAVADLGQALCAAVRDPIEIPDGSVRVFGSCGIVYPDLGEYTAEDLYEKADFALYQVKSKRSSGVEFFSAEHEKILTQRYLIELELQANDFAGELKLDYQPIVELKSGRVVAYEALARWDSARFGRISPTAFIPAAERTAVIGRMTRILFAQALEALAIIPRHLRLSFNLSARDICDHETSMALLAMITRSGIDPKRIEFEITETALLSDFDTADRVITMLRAAGISIALDDFGTGFSSLSHIHRLAFDKLKIDKGFVMNFDRDARCMNITRSVANLCQKLGIASVAEGVESEAIAEGLKAMGVRLAQGYYFSRPLPLELAIEYADRCEAAASARDALSA, encoded by the coding sequence ATGAAGAACTTTCTGGCTTCATTGCAGCTGCAAAGAGACAATCCGACGCTTCTGATGGCGCAGTTCCAGGCCCTGTCGTCGCAGATCCCCATTCTCTATATCATGCTGATCATCAATGCGCTGGCGGTGGCGATTACCCATCTGAAATCCGCGCCGCTGTGGCTGTCGCTCTATATTCCGGTGGCGCTCAGCGTCGTCTGTATGTTCCGTCTCTGCTGGTGGGAGATCAGGGGCAAGGAAAGCATCACTGCCGAGCGGGCCTACCGGCTGATGAAGGTGACGATATCGGGCGCCGGAATCCTGACCGTCGCTTTCGGCAGCTGGTCGGTCGCGCTTTACCAATATGGCGATGCGTCGCAGCAGGGCCAGATCGCCTATTTCCTCGTCGTGACCGGCATTTCCTGCATCTTCTGCCTGATGCATCTGCCGATGGCGGCGGCGATGACCACGGTCATTACCTTCTCCGCCATGATCACCACCTTCATGTTCTCGGGCAATCCCGTTTTCGTGGCGACCGCCGTCAGCGGGCTCTTCCTCATCTTGCCCTTCCTCCGGGTGATCAACAGCTATTTCCAGAATTTCGTCGGCCTGGTGCAACTGACCGAGGAGTTGAAGAAGAATCAGGCGGAGGCCGAGGAGTTGAACCTCGTCAACAGCCGCAACGCGCTGCATGATCAACTGACCGGCCTTGCCAACCGCCGCAGCTTCTTTCTCTCCCTGGAAGAACGGTTGCAGAAGAATCCGTTCTCGACGCCCGTTCTCGGCATTATCGATCTCGACGGCTTCAAGCCCGTCAACGACGTTTTCGGCCATGCCGCCGGTGATCTCGTGCTCAAGGAAACGGCGCGACGCTTCACCGCTTTGGTCGGCGAGGAGGGTATCGTCTCCCGTCTCGGCGGCGATGAATTCGGCATCATTTTCCCCTCATCGATGACGCGCCAGGCGGTCGCCGATCTCGGTCAGGCGCTTTGCGCCGCCGTCCGTGATCCCATCGAAATCCCCGATGGCTCGGTCCGCGTCTTCGGCTCCTGCGGCATCGTCTATCCCGATCTCGGCGAATACACCGCCGAAGACCTCTACGAGAAGGCCGATTTCGCCCTCTACCAGGTCAAGAGCAAGCGCAGCAGCGGCGTCGAATTCTTCTCCGCCGAACACGAAAAGATCCTGACGCAGCGCTACCTGATCGAACTCGAGTTGCAGGCAAACGATTTCGCCGGGGAATTGAAACTCGACTACCAGCCGATCGTCGAATTGAAGAGCGGCCGCGTCGTCGCTTATGAGGCGCTCGCCCGCTGGGACAGCGCCCGTTTCGGACGCATCAGCCCCACAGCCTTCATTCCCGCCGCCGAGCGCACGGCGGTGATCGGCCGCATGACGCGCATCCTCTTTGCCCAGGCGCTCGAAGCGCTGGCGATCATTCCGCGCCATCTGAGGCTCTCCTTCAACCTCTCGGCACGGGATATCTGCGATCATGAGACCTCGATGGCGCTGCTTGCCATGATCACCCGCTCCGGCATCGACCCGAAGCGCATCGAATTTGAAATTACCGAAACCGCATTGCTCTCCGATTTCGACACGGCCGACCGGGTGATCACGATGCTGCGCGCCGCCGGCATCTCGATCGCCCTCGATGATTTCGGCACCGGCTTTTCCAGCCTCAGCCATATTCATCGTCTGGCCTTCGACAAGCTGAAGATCGACAAGGGTTTCGTGATGAATTTCGATCGCGACGCCCGTTGCATGAACATCACTCGATCGGTCGCCAACCTCTGTCAGAAGCTCGGCATCGCCTCGGTCGCCGAAGGTGTGGAAAGCGAAGCGATCGCCGAGGGATTGAAGGCGATGGGTGTCCGTCTGGCGCAGGGCTATTATTTCTCGCGGCCGCTGCCGCTGGAACTCGCCATCGAATATGCGGACCGCTGCGAAGCCGCAGCGTCAGCCCGAGACGCCCTGTCGGCCTGA
- the galE gene encoding UDP-glucose 4-epimerase GalE, producing MAVLVTGGAGYIGSHMVWALIDAGEDVVVLDRLSTGFRWAVAPAARFYLGDIADADILKKIFIENDIEAIIHFAGSAVVPVSVADPLAYYDNNSGKTRTLLSASIRAGIRNFVFSSTAAVYGQQQTDLPVKETAHLNPENPYGQSKLMTELMLRDAAAAYDFNYVALRYFNVAGADPHHRTGQSTSGATHLIKVACEAALGKRDSVHVYGIDYPTHDGTGVRDYIHVTDLADAHLKALQHLRRDKGPLVANCGYGSGYSVLDVLNMVTRLHGHSFKIHMAPRRAGDSASVVADPSLARQVLDWKPRYDSLETIVQSSLDWELFLSNRNVDDLHSIHRALAAASF from the coding sequence ATGGCGGTTTTGGTGACGGGCGGCGCCGGATACATCGGCAGTCACATGGTTTGGGCGCTCATCGATGCCGGCGAGGATGTGGTCGTGCTGGACCGTCTCTCCACCGGCTTCCGCTGGGCGGTGGCGCCGGCGGCGCGTTTTTATCTCGGCGACATCGCCGATGCCGATATTCTGAAGAAGATCTTCATCGAAAACGACATCGAGGCGATCATCCATTTCGCCGGCTCCGCCGTCGTGCCGGTGTCGGTTGCCGATCCCCTCGCCTATTACGACAACAATTCCGGCAAGACCCGGACGCTTCTTTCCGCCTCGATCAGGGCCGGCATCCGCAATTTCGTCTTCTCCTCGACGGCCGCCGTTTACGGCCAGCAGCAGACGGACCTGCCGGTGAAGGAGACGGCTCACCTCAATCCGGAAAATCCTTACGGTCAGTCGAAGCTGATGACCGAGCTTATGCTGCGTGACGCCGCCGCCGCCTATGATTTCAACTATGTCGCGCTTCGCTACTTCAACGTCGCCGGCGCCGACCCGCACCACCGCACCGGCCAGTCGACTTCGGGCGCCACGCACCTCATCAAGGTTGCCTGCGAGGCAGCGCTCGGCAAGCGTGACAGCGTCCATGTTTACGGCATCGACTATCCCACCCATGACGGCACCGGCGTGCGCGACTACATCCATGTCACCGACCTCGCCGATGCGCATCTGAAAGCGCTGCAGCACCTGCGCAGGGACAAGGGCCCGCTCGTCGCCAATTGCGGTTATGGCAGCGGCTATTCCGTGCTCGACGTCTTGAATATGGTCACCCGCCTGCACGGGCATTCCTTCAAGATTCACATGGCGCCGCGGCGCGCCGGCGATTCGGCCAGCGTCGTCGCCGATCCTTCGCTCGCCCGGCAGGTGCTCGACTGGAAGCCCCGCTACGATTCGCTTGAGACCATCGTCCAGAGTTCGCTCGATTGGGAACTCTTCCTGTCGAACAGAAACGTCGACGACCTGCACAGCATCCACCGGGCACTTGCCGCCGCATCCTTCTGA
- a CDS encoding pyridoxal phosphate-dependent aminotransferase: MSIMNSLSPRAVAAPESGIVEVVNYARGREGLLPLWVGEGDLPTPDFISRAAMKALAAGETFYTWQRGIPELRRALSDYYVRHFSVRLPVEHFYATGSGMQAIQLCVQALTSPGDEFVYLTPAWPNIAAALEIAGARSVGVTLQFEGGKWTVDLERVEAAITSKTRGIFINTPSNPTGWTATKKDLGNILALARKHDLWIMADEIYARYYFAGGRAASFLDVMEPDDKIVFVNSFSKNWSMTGWRVGWIVAPPEMGQVLENLVQYSTSGVAQFMQKGAVAALDQGDDFVAANIAKAARSRDILCDALIATNRVETLKPDGAIYAFLKIDGVADSRSAAIDIVDKTGVGLAPGAAFGAGGELFLRACFLRDPAQVAIAAERLCDYILKR, encoded by the coding sequence ATGTCGATCATGAACAGCCTCAGCCCGCGCGCCGTGGCGGCGCCCGAAAGCGGGATCGTCGAAGTCGTCAATTATGCCCGCGGCCGCGAAGGCCTGCTGCCGCTCTGGGTCGGTGAAGGCGATCTGCCGACGCCCGATTTCATCAGCCGGGCGGCGATGAAAGCGCTGGCCGCCGGCGAGACCTTCTACACCTGGCAGCGCGGCATTCCCGAGCTTCGCCGGGCGCTGTCGGATTATTATGTCAGGCATTTTTCCGTCCGGCTGCCGGTCGAGCATTTCTACGCCACCGGCTCCGGCATGCAGGCGATCCAGCTCTGCGTGCAGGCGCTGACTTCGCCTGGCGACGAATTCGTTTATCTCACCCCCGCCTGGCCGAATATTGCCGCAGCCCTCGAAATAGCAGGTGCGCGCTCCGTCGGCGTCACGCTGCAGTTCGAAGGCGGCAAATGGACGGTCGATCTCGAGCGCGTCGAAGCCGCCATCACATCCAAAACCAGAGGCATCTTCATCAACACCCCTTCGAACCCGACGGGTTGGACCGCGACGAAGAAAGATCTCGGCAATATCCTGGCGCTCGCCCGCAAACATGATCTCTGGATCATGGCGGATGAAATATACGCGCGCTATTACTTCGCCGGCGGCCGCGCGGCCTCGTTCCTCGACGTGATGGAGCCGGACGACAAGATCGTCTTCGTCAATTCCTTCTCGAAAAACTGGTCGATGACCGGCTGGCGCGTCGGCTGGATCGTCGCCCCCCCAGAGATGGGCCAGGTGCTTGAAAACCTCGTCCAATATTCGACATCCGGCGTGGCGCAGTTCATGCAGAAGGGCGCCGTCGCAGCCCTTGATCAAGGCGATGATTTCGTTGCGGCCAACATCGCCAAGGCGGCGCGGTCGCGCGATATCCTCTGCGATGCGCTGATTGCCACCAATCGCGTCGAGACGCTGAAGCCGGACGGCGCGATCTATGCGTTCCTGAAGATCGACGGCGTTGCCGACAGCCGCAGCGCCGCCATCGACATCGTCGACAAGACGGGCGTCGGCCTTGCTCCCGGGGCTGCCTTCGGCGCCGGCGGCGAGCTCTTCCTGCGCGCCTGTTTCCTGCGCGATCCCGCCCAGGTGGCGATCGCGGCCGAGCGCCTCTGCGACTATATCCTCAAGCGCTGA
- the mscL gene encoding large conductance mechanosensitive channel protein MscL, giving the protein MLNEFKAFIARGNVMDLAVGVIIGGAFGGIVKSLVDDLIMPIVGAIFGGFDFSNYFLPLSSAVNAPTLAAARAQGAVFAYGSFLTVLINFLILAWIIFLMVKGVNYLRMQVERQEKAAPEELPPPPADVQLLTEIRDLLAKRPAV; this is encoded by the coding sequence ATGCTCAATGAGTTCAAGGCCTTTATCGCCCGCGGCAATGTCATGGATCTTGCAGTCGGCGTCATCATCGGCGGTGCCTTCGGCGGCATCGTCAAATCCCTGGTCGACGACCTTATCATGCCGATCGTCGGCGCCATTTTCGGCGGCTTCGATTTTTCCAATTATTTCCTGCCGCTCTCGTCGGCCGTCAACGCGCCGACACTGGCCGCCGCCCGCGCCCAAGGGGCGGTCTTCGCCTATGGCAGCTTCCTCACCGTCCTCATCAACTTCCTGATCCTTGCCTGGATCATCTTTCTGATGGTCAAGGGCGTGAACTATCTGCGCATGCAGGTCGAGCGCCAGGAGAAGGCGGCACCGGAAGAACTGCCCCCGCCGCCGGCGGACGTCCAGCTGCTGACGGAGATCCGCGATCTCCTCGCCAAGCGCCCGGCGGTCTGA